The proteins below are encoded in one region of Takifugu rubripes chromosome 1, fTakRub1.2, whole genome shotgun sequence:
- the LOC101072981 gene encoding homeobox protein engrailed-1-B-like isoform X2 encodes MEQRDLNSSDSSEPESVSPAPSLPSPPILPLQVAQQAHRTTNFFIDNILRPDFGCRKELCARERAHSSGGRERVHPAVSRPTDPATASQDSNCSTDSSSSAASLASPRKGQGSGGGGSAAAVPSSGGVKAEERTAAAAENSNSSLVVLNGTGTTTPENQPMLWPAWVYCTRYSDRPSSGPRTRKIKKSKSGKEDKRPRTAFTAEQLQRLKTEFQVNRYITEQRRQVLAQELNLNESQIKIWFQNKRAKIKKASGFKNGLALQLMAQGLYNHSTTTIQEDKEDSD; translated from the exons ATGGAGCAGCGGGACCTGAACAGCTCCGACAGCAGCGAGCCCGAGAGCGTCTCCCCGGCTCCCAGCCTGCCCTCGCCGCCCATCCTGCCGCTTCAAGTCGCCCAACAGGCTCACAGGACCACCAACTTTTTCATCGACAACATTTTACGGCCAGACTTTGGCTGTAGGAAAGAACTCTGCGCGCGGGAGAGGGCGCACAGCTCCGGCGGCCGGGAGCGCGTGCACCCGGCTGTCAGCAGGCCGACCGACCCGGCCACCGCGTCCCAGGACTCGAACTGTAGCACCGacagctcctcctccgccgcctccTTGGCGAGTCCCAGGAAGGGTCAGGGCAGCGGCGGAGGAGGGTCCGCGGCCGCCGTCCCCAGCAGCGGGGGGGTTAAAGCCGAGGAGAGGacggcggcagcggcagagAACAGCAACTCCTCACTGGTGGTTCTGAACGGAACCGGCACCACCACCCCGGAAAACCAGCCGATGCTGTGGCCGGCCTGGGTCTACTGCACCCGCTACTCGGACAGGCCCTCATCTG GTCCACGGACACGGAAAATCAAGAAGTCGAAAAGCGGCAAAGAGGACAAGCGGCCGCGCACGGCCTTCACCGCCGAGCAGCTGCAGCGCCTGAAGACCGAGTTCCAGGTGAACCGGTACATCACGGAGCAGCGGCGCCAGGTTCTGGCCCAGGAGCTCAACCTGAACGAGTCGCAGATCaagatctggttccagaacaaACGCGCCAAGATCAAGAAGGCCAGCGGCTTCAAGAACGGCCTGGCGCTGCAGCTGATGGCGCAGGGACTGTACAAccactccaccaccaccatccaggaggacaaggaggacaGCGACTGA
- the marco gene encoding macrophage receptor MARCO isoform X1 encodes METSVDRVGGRMSSTHTNPLFDLSDSSTDLSSFQPGNLTPAKPRSRWCFIMSLLFIILQVIINIVLIYKVVTLEALLLKPSSQMLTSVPQSEDVLQVLVQNTSQESRTLRAQLWTLHAQVQNLCGDGGRLGQMRSDLIQLNVTNRNLENKLANLSRTSGKDGQPGPPGPPGERGIPGIPGLKGDPGPNGEPGPAGPPGDLGPGAKGEKGEAGTAGAAGQKGDAGSPGEKGSQGAPGFPGQKGNSGSRGLAGPAGLPGFNGSQGPPGPPGPPGPPGPPGPPGTKGQSENSKVRLVPGPSRGRVEVKNNGVWGTVCDDNFDTIDGKVICKMLGFSTASTVFTTSNPGTGEIWLDELRCLGSETDIFDCRHAGMGVNNCAHSEDAGVQCV; translated from the exons ATGGAGACGTCGGTGGACCGTGTGGGGGGACGAATGTCCTCCACTCACACTAACCCCCTGTTTGAcctgtctgacagcagcacgGACCTGAGCAGCTTCCAGCCGGGCA ATCTGACGCCAGCGAAGCCCCGAAGTCGCTGGTGCTTCATCATgagcctcctcttcatcatcctgcAGGTCATCATCAACATCGTTCTAATTTATAAAg TGGTCACACTGGAGGCGTTGCTCCTCAAACCTTCGTCCCAGATGTTGACATCTGTCCCTCAGAGTGAGGACGTCCTGCAGGTCCTTGTGCAGAACACCAGTCAGGAGAGCAGAACCTTGAGGGCTCAGCTGTGGACTCTGCACGCACAG gtTCAGAACCTGTGTGGCGACGGGGGCCGGTTGGGCCAGATGAGGTCTGACCTGATCCAGCTCAACGTCACGAACCGAAACCTGGAGAACAAACTGGCAAACCTGAGCCGGACCTCAG gtAAAGACGGGCAGCCGGGCCCTCCAGGCCCACCTGGAGAGAGGGGTATTCCAG GTATTCCTGGACTGAAGGGGGACCCAGGCCCAAACGGAGAACCAG GTCCTGCGGGACCACCCGGAGATCTGGGGCCTGGAGCCAAGGGTGAGAAAGGAGAGGCCGGGACAGCAG GTGCTGCGGGACAGAAAGGTGATGCAGGAAGTCCTGGTGAAAAAG GTTCTCAGGGTGCTCCTGGTTTTCCTGGTCAGAAAGGGAACTCTGGTTCTCGAGGACTGGCAGGTCCTGCTGGACTTCCAGGCTTCAACGGGTCTCAGGG accaccaggaccaccaggaccaccaggaccacctggaccacctggaccaccTGGAACTAAAGGACAAAGTGAAAACT ccaaagTGCGCCTGGTCCCTGGACCTTCCAGAGGTCGTGTGGAGGTAAAGAACAACGGCGTTTGGGGGACAGTGTGTGACGACAACTTTGACACCATTGATGGAAAAGTGATCTGTAAGATGTTGGGCTTCAGCACCGCCTCCACCGTCTTCACCACCAGCAACCCTG GAACTGGGGAGATCTGGCTGGACGAGCTGCGGTGCCTCGGATCAGAGACGGACATCTTTGACTGTCGACATGCCGGAATGGGAGTCAACAACTGTGCCCACAGTGAGGACGCTGGCGTCCAGTGTGTTTGA
- the LOC101072981 gene encoding homeobox protein engrailed-1-B-like isoform X1: MEQRDLNSSDSSEPESVSPAPSLPSPPILPLQVAQQAHRTTNFFIDNILRPDFGCRKELCARERAHSSGGRERVHPAVSRPTDPATASQDSNCSTDSSSSAASLASPRKGQGSGGGGSAAAVPSSGGVKAEERTAAAAENSNSSLVVLNGTGTTTPENQPMLWPAWVYCTRYSDRPSSAGPRTRKIKKSKSGKEDKRPRTAFTAEQLQRLKTEFQVNRYITEQRRQVLAQELNLNESQIKIWFQNKRAKIKKASGFKNGLALQLMAQGLYNHSTTTIQEDKEDSD, encoded by the exons ATGGAGCAGCGGGACCTGAACAGCTCCGACAGCAGCGAGCCCGAGAGCGTCTCCCCGGCTCCCAGCCTGCCCTCGCCGCCCATCCTGCCGCTTCAAGTCGCCCAACAGGCTCACAGGACCACCAACTTTTTCATCGACAACATTTTACGGCCAGACTTTGGCTGTAGGAAAGAACTCTGCGCGCGGGAGAGGGCGCACAGCTCCGGCGGCCGGGAGCGCGTGCACCCGGCTGTCAGCAGGCCGACCGACCCGGCCACCGCGTCCCAGGACTCGAACTGTAGCACCGacagctcctcctccgccgcctccTTGGCGAGTCCCAGGAAGGGTCAGGGCAGCGGCGGAGGAGGGTCCGCGGCCGCCGTCCCCAGCAGCGGGGGGGTTAAAGCCGAGGAGAGGacggcggcagcggcagagAACAGCAACTCCTCACTGGTGGTTCTGAACGGAACCGGCACCACCACCCCGGAAAACCAGCCGATGCTGTGGCCGGCCTGGGTCTACTGCACCCGCTACTCGGACAGGCCCTCATCTG CAGGTCCACGGACACGGAAAATCAAGAAGTCGAAAAGCGGCAAAGAGGACAAGCGGCCGCGCACGGCCTTCACCGCCGAGCAGCTGCAGCGCCTGAAGACCGAGTTCCAGGTGAACCGGTACATCACGGAGCAGCGGCGCCAGGTTCTGGCCCAGGAGCTCAACCTGAACGAGTCGCAGATCaagatctggttccagaacaaACGCGCCAAGATCAAGAAGGCCAGCGGCTTCAAGAACGGCCTGGCGCTGCAGCTGATGGCGCAGGGACTGTACAAccactccaccaccaccatccaggaggacaaggaggacaGCGACTGA
- the marco gene encoding macrophage receptor MARCO isoform X2, producing the protein METSVDRVGGRMSSTHTNPLFDLSDSSTDLSSFQPGNLTPAKPRSRWCFIMSLLFIILQVIINIVLIYKVVTLEALLLKPSSQMLTSVPQSEDVLQVLVQNTSQESRTLRAQLWTLHAQVQNLCGDGGRLGQMRSDLIQLNVTNRNLENKLANLSRTSGKDGQPGPPGPPGERGIPGIPGLKGDPGPNGEPGPAGPPGDLGPGAKGEKGEAGTAGAAGQKGDAGSPGEKGSQGAPGFPGQKGNSGSRGLAGPAGLPGFNGSQGPPGPPGPPGPPGPPGTKGQSENSKVRLVPGPSRGRVEVKNNGVWGTVCDDNFDTIDGKVICKMLGFSTASTVFTTSNPGTGEIWLDELRCLGSETDIFDCRHAGMGVNNCAHSEDAGVQCV; encoded by the exons ATGGAGACGTCGGTGGACCGTGTGGGGGGACGAATGTCCTCCACTCACACTAACCCCCTGTTTGAcctgtctgacagcagcacgGACCTGAGCAGCTTCCAGCCGGGCA ATCTGACGCCAGCGAAGCCCCGAAGTCGCTGGTGCTTCATCATgagcctcctcttcatcatcctgcAGGTCATCATCAACATCGTTCTAATTTATAAAg TGGTCACACTGGAGGCGTTGCTCCTCAAACCTTCGTCCCAGATGTTGACATCTGTCCCTCAGAGTGAGGACGTCCTGCAGGTCCTTGTGCAGAACACCAGTCAGGAGAGCAGAACCTTGAGGGCTCAGCTGTGGACTCTGCACGCACAG gtTCAGAACCTGTGTGGCGACGGGGGCCGGTTGGGCCAGATGAGGTCTGACCTGATCCAGCTCAACGTCACGAACCGAAACCTGGAGAACAAACTGGCAAACCTGAGCCGGACCTCAG gtAAAGACGGGCAGCCGGGCCCTCCAGGCCCACCTGGAGAGAGGGGTATTCCAG GTATTCCTGGACTGAAGGGGGACCCAGGCCCAAACGGAGAACCAG GTCCTGCGGGACCACCCGGAGATCTGGGGCCTGGAGCCAAGGGTGAGAAAGGAGAGGCCGGGACAGCAG GTGCTGCGGGACAGAAAGGTGATGCAGGAAGTCCTGGTGAAAAAG GTTCTCAGGGTGCTCCTGGTTTTCCTGGTCAGAAAGGGAACTCTGGTTCTCGAGGACTGGCAGGTCCTGCTGGACTTCCAGGCTTCAACGGGTCTCAGG gaccaccaggaccaccaggaccacctggaccacctggaccaccTGGAACTAAAGGACAAAGTGAAAACT ccaaagTGCGCCTGGTCCCTGGACCTTCCAGAGGTCGTGTGGAGGTAAAGAACAACGGCGTTTGGGGGACAGTGTGTGACGACAACTTTGACACCATTGATGGAAAAGTGATCTGTAAGATGTTGGGCTTCAGCACCGCCTCCACCGTCTTCACCACCAGCAACCCTG GAACTGGGGAGATCTGGCTGGACGAGCTGCGGTGCCTCGGATCAGAGACGGACATCTTTGACTGTCGACATGCCGGAATGGGAGTCAACAACTGTGCCCACAGTGAGGACGCTGGCGTCCAGTGTGTTTGA